From the genome of Tindallia californiensis, one region includes:
- a CDS encoding cupin domain-containing protein, with amino-acid sequence MKVVKNIEALLPLSINQIISNSKNTIASKAICTTDHTDIRFFSYAKGESISKEFQEEDSIIYVYQGKLKVLYRQNEEKILSTGEMMVIPSNVEYGIEVLEDAKSFNILVK; translated from the coding sequence ATGAAAGTGGTTAAAAACATTGAAGCTTTGTTGCCTCTTTCTATTAATCAAATCATTTCTAACAGCAAAAACACTATTGCCAGCAAGGCAATTTGTACAACGGATCATACAGACATACGTTTTTTTTCTTACGCAAAAGGAGAGAGCATCAGCAAGGAGTTTCAGGAAGAAGACAGCATTATTTATGTGTACCAGGGAAAACTGAAAGTTCTTTATCGACAGAATGAAGAAAAAATCCTAAGTACCGGAGAGATGATGGTGATTCCAAGCAACGTGGAGTATGGCATAGAAGTATTGGAAGATGCAAAAAGTTTCAATATACTGGTGAAATAA